From the Helianthus annuus cultivar XRQ/B chromosome 17, HanXRQr2.0-SUNRISE, whole genome shotgun sequence genome, the window GAGATAgaatttcagctataaattgaACGAGAATTGGACAGTTCAAACTGCTTATTTTTTTCTTTCTCTCCCGAAGTATTGTCCTAATACCCGAGAACTCTAAACACTCGAAACTCTGCTCCGTAGACGACGTGCTAACCCTTATTACTGGTACGATACCCGGTCCACCAAAACCAAATCAACGGATGTCAAAGTGTTGCCTGAATAAAGCTATACTTTGTTAACTACGTtgaggttttgatctcgtgattatcgttaaggTTGGATtgggttaatacactaatacatGTTGCATTGTGTGTTTAATTAGGAACGCAGGACTTAGACCAGGAGACgattactgaaaaccctaaatctgcaaagtgagtcattctcttttactCAAATGATTTGCAAAACCCTGAATGTTTTCCAAGTTGTATTTACActgattaagtttttgtattctgaaattactgtcggtatgtggggttttgtatagaCTACGTGATAATCTTCACTAtcggacaacgggttagccaatgagtgatataaCCACTGTCACAGGAACTGCCACCGAGTGACAAATATTGATTTGAGTAATTgtaagatataaacaaatgtaaaaacacTTAAGGCTGTAATTATAAGATTGTGTCTTTTTATAAGTCTGAATGAACTCACTAGTTTTTTTCGCtgatcaaatgtttttaaaatgcgtttcaggtaatttACATTGAAAAGAAGTAAAAGTGCTATGAGGCACTTCAAGCTTAAATAAGTAGCTATGTAACCTGAATAAAAACGTGTTTTGTAATCAAGGGTTTATCCCTGTGAAAATCCTTTATGTAAATATGGGTTTCATTCCAtagtttatgaaatgaaaactACGGTGTTTTGAAAAACTTTGATATTTTcttcttgacactcggtcctgatgaaaattccgctgcaaaaattttaataaacaccggtaccacttgTATCTGCTAACGGCTCCCGCCTAGGGTGGGATCGAGAGTTGTGACATTTTAAAGCCCATAACAGACAATCTTATATACATATGTTTTGCAGAATTTGAACCCTATACTTTTAAAATAGAATGAATACACATCGATTATAAAAACATGTAGTTTATTGAGAAGTATTTCTATTTAATGTGCaattgaatttaaaaaaaataaaataacaactAAATCACTAAGTTAATTGGTACTAATCAATGGAGTAGTGACGCCCATCCATTGGCCAAGACAAAGCCTTTAAACACTTTGGAAGAgagaggtcttgggttcaagtcccacaaacgacatgaataaaagaaatttgtcgttcaaaaaaaaagttaatttgtACTTAATAAAGACGTTTTTATGAGAACAGATGTCATTAATATCTCAAACTATTTTATAATCAAATatcaaataattaattaaaaaaattaggtCATTTTCACAAGAAATAATAAAGTATTTCACTGAGAAAAATTTACATATTTACCCTTTCCTTCTGCGGTTTAACTTTTCTTTAACGGTAATTTTAGATCACTGACGAACCATAAAGTATTATCGTATCACCAGACGAACCACCAGAAATTAATTACACATTAATCATTATTTCTTAAATAAAAGCTTTAATTCGAAATTGATTACACCGCTACACACACTTTAAAAAGTGATACATTTAACCACTTATCCAATGAAAGAATATGTCTTTTAAAAAAATATCGTAGTCTTTATTACACATTAATTTATTTGATGTTTGTTGAAAACTTTTAAAGATATTTAAATGTCTTTCCCTTTCATCACTAAATGAAATATAAATAGCCAGCAAAGCAACAATTTCCAAAACGGAAACCAAGATTCACACACAACCCTGAAAAATAAAGACATTCATCGGAAGAGATGAAGCTTGTTTGGTCACCGGAAATTGCTGCAAAAGCTTTTACGGACACCGTCAAATCTGTAAGCTCTCTATCCCTGATCAAACAGTGTTGTCAAATGTTGTTACACGGTATTTCTAGCGGCTTTCTACGTGTTTGGTCCCTCTTTAGGACCAAACCTCGTTGACAGTATTGTCATATGTTGTTACTTACAATATTTTGGCCGTTTTATGattctttttttaaattttgtttaaaaaGTGTAACATTTTCTAAGGATTTTGGGCTTAATTTGGCAGTGTTGTCATGTGTTGTTACTTATGATATTTCTGGTtgctttatgatttttttttaaattttgtttaaaaaGTGTAACCTTTTCTAAGGATCTTTGATAGCGTTTTCATATGTTGTTACTTACGATATTTCTGGTAgctttatgatttttttttaaattttgtttaaaaaGTGTAACCTTTTCTAAGGATCTTTGGCGGTATTGTCATATGTTGTTACTTACGATATTTCCGGTCgctttatgatttttttttttaaattttgtttaaaaaGTGTAACCTTTTCTACGGATCTTTGGCAGTGTTGTCATATGTTGTTACTCGTGTTATTTCTAGCGTAACCTTTTCTAAGAATCTTTATCGTTTGATCCGTCTAGAATTAAACATAATTGGCAGTGTTGTCATATGTTGTTACTTATGTTATTACTTGTGTTATTTCTAGTGTGAGCTTTTCGAAGGATCAAGCGCGGCGGAGCTAGTATCGGCTATGGCGGCCGGTTGGAACGCTAAGCTTATTGTCGAGACATGGTCGCGTGGCGGTGTGACAACGATGAGCATTGGTCTGTCCGTAGCAAGCATTCACACACGCGGGCGACATGTTTGCATAGCTCCGGACGAGGATTCGAAAGCGGAGTACATCGCCGCAATGAACAAAGCCGGAATGTCGCCCGAAGTGATGGTTGGGGAGCCGGAGGAGGCTGTTAAAGGGATGGTAATAGATTTTTTGGTTGTGGACTCTCGGAAGAATAATCTGGGTCGGGTTATAAAGGAAGCGAAATTCGGGCACCGTGGGGCAGTGTTGGTTTGCAAGAACGCGGCGGCGGTGGCGGCGGATTTCCAGTTGAGGAGTTTGTTTGATGGTGGATCACGGCGGATTGTGAGGTCGGTTTTTTTGCCGGTGGGGAAAGGGTTGGATATTGCTCACGTGGCAGCGGGtgaaaacgggtcgggttcggataAAGTGAAGAAGAGTAGGTGGATCCGGCGGGTGGATAAGCATTCGGGTGAAGAGTTTATGATCCGAAAGTAAGATGGTTTGTTTCAAGTTTTTGCTAGTTTAAAACATAACCCCTTGTTTCTTGACTATTTATAGTTTGGGTTTTTTCTTGTTAGTGCAAGTTAATTCTTGCGGAATTATTAGTTTTAGGTATGTCATGTCAAAATGGTAGTTAATTTGATCATATATGTTCATAGTATAATTTGAGAGATTGTGTTAGGTTGAATGTGTTATTTTCTGCAGCCGTGTAGGGCGAATACGGATGGCGTTGTttcgtcttggatgggagacGAGGTTTactgattattccactgtcgtgccttcgggtgggcagaggtcgggtttccgcgcatctgggagagccaaagGGCTGGCAttggtcgagtagtcgaccttggtcACAGCGCCCGGTGTCACGATAATTGGCACATCATTGCTTgacgttaaaaaaaaaactattaagaACGTGCAAGGCATCTAGGCCAGGCACAAAACCTTAGAACGAGTTACCACAAGAGTTAatttaagagtaaattgccattttagtctctgagttttgtccaaatttgccattttgatccaaatagttttttttttttgcatctgaGTCCCTGATTTTTACATTTTGATGCCATTTTGATCACTTtgcctaactccatccaaaaacccagTTATTCTTTTCAATTTAAACCTtttcagttgccattttgatccaattcttaaaaaaacataaaaattctaaaaaatccaaataattctaaaaaatccaaaaaatccgtttcggcgcgaaccgtttcgaacacGAACCGTtttggcgcgaaccgtttcgaacacgatccgtttcaagctgaaccgtttcgaacacGATCCGTTTCGAGcggaaccgtttcgacg encodes:
- the LOC110923090 gene encoding uncharacterized protein LOC110923090, giving the protein MKLVWSPEIAAKAFTDTVKSCELFEGSSAAELVSAMAAGWNAKLIVETWSRGGVTTMSIGLSVASIHTRGRHVCIAPDEDSKAEYIAAMNKAGMSPEVMVGEPEEAVKGMVIDFLVVDSRKNNLGRVIKEAKFGHRGAVLVCKNAAAVAADFQLRSLFDGGSRRIVRSVFLPVGKGLDIAHVAAGENGSGSDKVKKSRWIRRVDKHSGEEFMIRNRVGRIRMALFRLGWETRFTDYSTVVPSGGQRSGFRASGRAKGLALVE